AGAAGAACATCACCAGGTAGTCCTGGACAGCACCCGCCAGCACGACGCCGATGATGATCCAGACAGTGCCCGGCAGGTACCCCATCTGGGCCGCAATGATGGGCCCCACCAGGGGTCCCGCGCCGGCGATGGCGGCAAAATGGTGGCCGAACAGGACGTTGCGGTCAGTGCGGACGTAGTCCTTCCCGTCAGCCTTGTACTCCGCCGGGGTTGCCCGACGGTCATTGGGCTTGAGCAGGTACTTCTCGATGAATTTGGAGTAGAACCGGTAGCCGATGAGGTAGGTGCAGACTGACGCGAACACGAACCAGATGGCGTTGACGGTTTCGCCGCGGACCACGGCAAGGATGAACCAGGCCACACCGCCCAGCAGCGAAATGGCGGCCCAGATGGCGATCTTGGCGGGGGTCCATTTTCGTTCGTCGGCTTCGCGGGCGGCGACGTCCACGGACGTCGGCGGGAGCGAAGGATCCGGTGTGAGTGGATCCTTCAGTTTTGTGGCGCGCAGCTTTCCATCAGACATTCTGCCCATGTCTCCTCCTTGAGATTCCCAGCTCCAGTGATGTGCTCCAAGGCACCCTACCAACACGGGTGCTGCTTGGCACGGCTTTCGACGCGCTGCCTGTGGCGTCGCGGCGAACGGCGGTGCGGGGTCGACGAGCGGGGTTTCGGCCGGCTCAACCACCGGCGGTGCGGCGCGACATGGGCAGCCTGGCCCGGGTGAAGAGCCAGGCCAGGGCGCTTCCTGTCAGCGGCACTGCGATGAGGAGGGCAAGGAGCTGCAGCCACGGGATTTCCGGCGCCGCATACATCCGCGTCGCAGCAACCACCAGGGCCGCCGGCACCACACCGGCGGCGAGCCCCAGCATGGTTCCCAGCGCCGCCGTCATCAGGGCTTGTCCGCCCGCCAGTGCCTTGCGCAAACGGGGTGGGGCGCCGACTCCAGCCAGCGTCATGTGGTCACTGCGGGCATCGGCGAGCGCCAGACCCGTGGTGATTCCGGCCGCGCTGAGCGTGATGAGGGCGCTGAGGCCAACGATCAGCCAGAGCCAGTAGGAGTCGTCACGGTCGTTGCCCTCTTCCACACGGAATCCGATTCCCTGGATTCCGTGGATTTCGGCGAGCGCCGAGGCTGCTTTGTCCGTATCCGCTGCACCTGGCGTTTCAGACAACTGGACCAGAACTGAGGTCTCGTCAAATCTGATACCCAGACTGGACGCTGTGTCCGGGGAGATAACACCGTAGTAAGGGGCGGGATCTTCCGGAGCTTCGACCACTGCAGCCACCGCGTGATCCTTGACAGACTCGTAGACGGGCCCGTTGGGACCCCACTTCACTGGTGCCCTGATGTCATAGCCCTGCAGAGTGGCCCGTCCGTCACCGACGAAGATCCGGTTGCTTGCCACTATTCCTCCGTGGTCCAGAACCGCCAGCGCAGCCGCGCCTGGTTCACGCCCCAGTACGGCACGCAGCTCATCAGCACCGCCCACTATGAGCTGGGGAAGCTGGCCTACGATTCCGGGCGGATACATTGCGCCCTGGCAACGCCAGTCAGAGGCATCCTTCGTCCTCCCGTCGGTCGTAACGGGGCACGCGTTGCCTTGCGGAATGGCGAGCCGGTACTGGGTGCAGGCACTAAGGCCGGGAGTGTCGCCCGTGCCGGATGATTCCGCGGAGGCATCCGGGGGGACTGACCCCATGATGCAGTCCGGTGTCACTGCGGCATGCAGCGCCTGCGTCCAGCTCACCGTTCCGAGCTCCCGCTGGAGAGTTGCCTCGATCGTTTTCGCGTCAATGGGAGCGCCGCCACCGGCATATCCGGCTGCCGTCATGGAGCCGGCATCCGTCAGACCCACAACTGCCTGGTTCTTCAGTGCGGACCAGAAGTGAGTGCTCTTGTCATCCTCCAACTGGCTCGCCGCGACCACCATTACCGCGCTGGCCAGGGTGGCCGCCGCGAGGATCGCGGCCACAGCTGGCACTGTACGGCTCCTGTTGCGGGCCGAATCGCGCGCGGCCATCCGCAACGGCAGCGGCAACCACCCGGTACGAGATGTCAGGAGCGCGACGAAGCTGCCGGTCAGCAGCACCAGAGCCGTCACCGTGAGGACGGCGCCGCCGATCATCAGGCCGGCCACCAGCGGAGCCCGGGACATCAGCACCTCAAGCTCATCCCCCACCAGCCCCAGGCAGGCCCCGGAGGCCAGCAGCAATACAGCCAAAGCCAGCAGGATCACACCGATTCTCGCCGGCCATCGCCCGGTCACCGATGGAACCCGGCCCGATTTCAACGCACCCAGTACGGCCTGTCTGGCAACCTGGCGCGCAGGGACCAACGCTGCGAGAGCACAGGCCAGAAGGCCCATGGCCATGGCGGCTGCGATCAGGAGGCTGTCCGGGTGAAAGCCGGGGAGGCGCACCGAGCCTTGGTAGCGCGCCGCTGCAACCACAGCCGCAGCACCGGCAGTTCCGAG
This genomic interval from Micrococcaceae bacterium Sec5.7 contains the following:
- a CDS encoding FtsX-like permease family protein codes for the protein MALDLKPVPGGRRHSFRVAMRMARRDIRRHRGRSLLIILLIMLPVAGMSGAATLAQSMQETPAERARFQLGNTQARFRDMHAYNTEMVQDHVVDTTYGTTRSDPDPDFTPTSPKDAIPAGYQVLTETQLTLTARVGAADVRLMSKEVDALNPAFAGKYTLMEGRAPETADEVLVSRGLLERFSLKLGEKLTTSAGTFAAVGKLRDATYSDGNAILFLRQGQGTPEEAAGAGAPQAGTAETLYYLVGPEPVTWAQIRELNRAGVAVLSRSVALDPPSRAELGDTPVYAYAPQLWGSYLIGGLIGALALLEVGLLAGAAFAVGAKRQVRELALLAASGAEATTVRAVVTAAGLWLGAVAVVCGAVLGTAGAAAVVAAARYQGSVRLPGFHPDSLLIAAAMAMGLLACALAALVPARQVARQAVLGALKSGRVPSVTGRWPARIGVILLALAVLLLASGACLGLVGDELEVLMSRAPLVAGLMIGGAVLTVTALVLLTGSFVALLTSRTGWLPLPLRMAARDSARNRSRTVPAVAAILAAATLASAVMVVAASQLEDDKSTHFWSALKNQAVVGLTDAGSMTAAGYAGGGAPIDAKTIEATLQRELGTVSWTQALHAAVTPDCIMGSVPPDASAESSGTGDTPGLSACTQYRLAIPQGNACPVTTDGRTKDASDWRCQGAMYPPGIVGQLPQLIVGGADELRAVLGREPGAAALAVLDHGGIVASNRIFVGDGRATLQGYDIRAPVKWGPNGPVYESVKDHAVAAVVEAPEDPAPYYGVISPDTASSLGIRFDETSVLVQLSETPGAADTDKAASALAEIHGIQGIGFRVEEGNDRDDSYWLWLIVGLSALITLSAAGITTGLALADARSDHMTLAGVGAPPRLRKALAGGQALMTAALGTMLGLAAGVVPAALVVAATRMYAAPEIPWLQLLALLIAVPLTGSALAWLFTRARLPMSRRTAGG